cccatcctcctATGGAACGATGCTTTCCAACACAACATAAAGCAGTTCTATATCAGTATACAGATGGTAGATCTGTACTCACCAGTGGACAAACAGCTGTTTTAAGATCAAATCACTGTCAGGTCCTTTCGAGGTGGCAGTGGCTGTCAGGGCAGGGTGTCCGTGAGAAACAAGGCACAGTTGCAGAACACTAAATTgtgcagaaagcagaggcagaTTATCAGAGTTCAAGAGGCCTGCAGACACAGAAACCGAGGAGATGGCACTTAATAACAGCCATAACTCAGACTTAATACGTAATTACTGCACCAAACAGATATGGAAGTTACATGAATGCAGTAGTGCAAATTTTGTACCTGACTACAAGGCTGCCTAACAGGGAAAAAACACCTTTAATAAATTAATCATCTGGCCCGTGAAAGGTGACGTTGGTACTGCTGTAAGTTCTTCCAAAACCCAGGACCACAACAGGAGATGAGAGTTCATTAAGAGGGTTTTTTCTGAACTACAGAGGAACAGGCTTAGTTATGTTTCTCCTTAAGAATAAATCTTCCTTTATCTCCCCGATTTGCTCACAGACGCTTCCCTGATTTTCCAGTCAATGTGCCTGTTAATTCCCCGTTTTTACACCGTGGTGGTCTGACCCTGATGGGAGCAAACACCAACCGCCCCGCTTCGCCCCAGCCGCCCGCGGGCAGAATCGGAAAATCAACCGTGAGAAAAACGCCGGGTAGAGATAAAGGCGGGTCAGTAACGGAAAAGGAAGAGCGCAAACAAGTGCAACATAGGCAGTCACTGCGGGAGATCAGCCCCGGAGGAACACGAGCCCGCCTCAGGCCCGCCTCAGGCCCGGCCCGCCTCACGCCCGCCTCAGGCCCCGCCTCAGGCCAGCCTCAGACCCGCCTCACGCCCGCCTCACGCCCGCCTCACGCCCGACCCGCGCTCGGCCCCTCCCGCCTGTGGGCGTGGTTTCCTGCACCACAGCCCGGCGCGCGCCGCACCGCCCATCAGTGGGCGTGGTTTTCTCTACGCCTTCCCCCTTCTGGTCCCGCCCCGTTCGGCCCCTCCCACCTCCGGACAGGCGTTGTGATCCCTGGCCCCGCCTCCCAGAAGCTGTTCCCGCCCTTCTGTGGGCGTGGCTTTTAAGCCCCGCCTCACCCGCTGTGCACCGCCCCCTGTGGGTGTGGTTTCCACTGCACCACCGCCTTCTGGCCCCCGCCCATCCCCATCTACAGGGATGGCTTTAGTACCCCCCTCCCCGCCCGATGCCCCGCCTACCTGGGGACGAGGCCTATGTacacacaccaccaccactggCGCTGCCCCGCCCATCCGGAGGCGTGGTCTCGTCTGCACCGCCCACCCCGCTGTCGCCTGTGGGCGTGGCTTCCCTGTCTTGGCCATGTCCCTCAGTGGGCGTGGTCTCGCGGTCCCGCCCCTCGCTCAGGGCCCCGCCCGCGGTCGAGCCGTCCCGGCCCCgtcccggccccgccccggTCCCGTCACGTCCCTGCGCCGCCGGAGGAGCGCGCAGTTTCCGTTGGGAACCGCCCGTTCGCTCCGGCAGAGCTGCCCTCCGACCCCCCGGCACGATGTGAGCGCGGGGCTGGGGTGGGGCGGGGCCTGGACCTCCTGTCCCGAGAAGAGCCTCTCGGGGCCGGGGCCGGCGGCTGCGGGGATGGAGGGGCGGGAGGGCCGCGTCTGGCGGGGCTGAGGCACGGCCGCGAGGAGCAGAGTTAGAATGACTTTCGTGCCCCTGgacactggtgaggccacacctcgaatcgtgcgttcagttctggcccctcgctccaagaaggatgttgaggctctggagtgtgtccagagaagagcaacgaagctggtgaggggctggagaacgtctgacgaggagaggctgagggacctgggggtgtttagcctggagaagaggaggctgaggggagaccttattgctctctacaactacctgaaaggaggttgtggagaggagggagctgggctcttctcccaagtgacaggggacaggacaagagggaatggcctcaagctccgccaagggagggtcagactggatatcagcaaaaaaattttcacaggaagggtcatcACActctggaacagctgcccagggagggggtggagtccccatccctggaggggtttaaaagacaggtagatgaggtgctcagggacatggtttagtggcaggtaggaatggttggactcagtgatccaagaggtcttttccaacctggtgattctaagACCACCGAGTTTCTGTTTGTAGTTTTTTGTGAACTACTGTACCTCAAAGCTCAGTATTTGTGTTCAAACTGGAGAACAAGAACATCCCTGAGCCCAAACTCCTGGACGCTTGAGCCTCTGCTGCCTTCTAGCCCATCAAACGGCCTCTTGGCAAGATGCTGGGATGCTGTGTGACCTTTGCCTATTGTCAActtcaaacactgcttttccaggCGGAAACCGCCTGTGTTTATTCCAAGGATACAAGTTTCCTGTTTTTAGCCATGTCAGAGAGCTTGTGTACTTTAAGCATACCCACTTAAAAACAGAACCATAATGTATTAAAAGCTAATCAGAATAATGATGATTTCTTTACTGCAGGTCAGCCAGTGTCCCTGGAACCTCAAATGTGGCTGCCGGCAGCAATCGCCGTCTTCAGCAGACTCAACACCAAGTAGATGAGGTAAAAGTCTAGTCTGGTAGCACTGTAATAATTTTCCTTCAGGAAACCTATGTAACCAGAAGGGATGTTTTGGCCAAAACAGTTTCTCCTTCATTATGTGAAGAGGAGAATACTCTTATTCAGCTTGCTTTGTTCTACTTGTGTCATCTTAACTCTTGTaaaggctgaaaaaataaaatccgTTTAGCTGGAGTGGGGTAGGAGGGAGAAGTTACCCGTGTCCAAGCATTCACTGCAAACTCTGTGCTGGAGGATTTAGCACAAGTAAAGATAAAAAACTTtggttttgcagagaaaaagcttCTGTCACATCAGTAGCAATGAAGGCTGACTGCCAGGCATAACATGGCCAGGTTTTTGGGGAGTCCAAAAGCCAGGCTGGCCACCAATGGTTTTTAAGGTGTGGTTGATTAGTATGTTTATATGTCTCAAGTCTCTGAAGTGAGTCAGGAATTACTTCCCGGGTTTAGAGCAATGCCAGGGCTACTAGTGCTTTAAAGCAGATATTAGAGGCTTCCAGGTGAATTTCATGCCTTTCTTGAAGTTTATGACTGGATGAACTAAAAGGCGATAACCGTTTAAGAAGAGAATGTTAAGGGTACTGCGTGTTGCTCTGTGTTGCCTGCAATTAAATTCCACGATGGGGTGGTACAACTGATAACTTACTGTAAGCATTGAACTGATTTAGGTTGTTGACATTATGAGAGTGAATGTGGACAAGGTATTGGAACGAGATCAGAAGCTGTCAGAGTTGGATGATCGTGCTGATGCACTGCAAGCAGGAGCTTCCCAGTTTGAGACCAGTGCAGCCAAGCTGAAAAGGAAGTACTGGTGGAAGAACTGTAAGGTAAGAATGGCTTTTATACTTGTGCAATATTGCAGTTAACACTATTACAGTTAGCATCTCAAAAGGCAGAAGCAAATGTGACTTTAGCCAACATTATTTAAAGTCATagcatctatttttaaaacctggTGTAAAGTAACCAAAAGATGCAATAACATCTTTGGTAGTGAAGTAACCAAAAGCTGTAGTATTATCTTTGTCTACGATGGTACTGGCCAGAGGGAAATACCTCAGTCATCTGAGGCTCtgggaacaggaagaaaaagaccaAAGGCCTTGAGTTGAGTTAATGTGCaggaagggaagcagaaggagCTTTCTTACTCCAACTCCTGCACTTGTAGCTGTTGGCAAAGGCTGATCTTTGGTGAGCAACAAAGTGCAAGACATGGAATAGGGTAGGAGAAGAGGTGATGCTTACTGGCTCTTTACTCTTGCTTGTGTAGTCACCCGAGGCAGGCTGTGCACAGAGGAATGTGGAAAAGAACGCTTTGGCCTGCTTTGCCTCTGTGCATGGCCTGCTGTCTCCGAGCAGTAACACTGAATGAGGTTTGCTTGCTGAAGTTTTACTTACTGTCTTAGATGTAGCACACAGTGCAAAAGTACCTTGCAGGGGCTGCGTTCCTGTAGCGCAAAGGCCAGTTAATGCTGCCGCACAGTTTGTAGTAAGTGTTGTGTTTGTAGTAAGTGTTGTGTTTGTAGTAAGTGTAAGTGTTGTATGGCTTTCTTCCACAGATGTGGGCAATATTGATAGCTGTGGTTgtcattatcatcatcatcattattggTAAGTCTAACCTGAGTGGGGATTTCTCATAGAGCTGGAACAGATAGCGTTAATTCACTAGGTGGTGCAGTTTAAATAAAGTCAGGATATGCAAATGAAAGTGTATACAACATTAATTGGAAGTAGCAGCGACTGCTTTAGCAATCCTTGCCTGCATTGAGTGGTTACCCCTGAATCTCAAGCACCTGTGCAGAGTGAAACTGGTGAAAGTGGTATTAGCAAGGACTTATAAAGCAGCAACACCCTTGgttttttgctgctgtgtgctgcagAAGGGGAAACACCACCTGTGTCCCTTGCCTGAGAACTGGTTTGTCATCTGCTCCATCTTCTTGCTAGGCAAATGGTTTTCAGTGTGGCAGCTCCAGGTGTGCTGTCGTGGGCCGGGTCAGCTTTTCTCCAAGTAGATACCTTGCTGCTGGGTGAAAGGACGCTCACGTTGCATTGGGATAGGGTTATGCTCCCCAGGAGCATACAGTTCAGTCTTTGCCTTGAGTTATCAGTCCCCAGGGATTTGATGGGAGGATAAGGCTCGGGGTTGTGCTGTCCTGCAGCAACAGGTCCTGGGTGGGCAACAACAGGGCCCAAAGCGTGGGGGAGCTCTTCAGTCCCTCTTTATCTCCCAGATCTTCAGTTCTTGGGGGCTGTGTGGGTGCGGGGGGGGCTCTGTGAGTGCCGAAGGGCTGTGGGAAACTGTCCTTTGCCCgaggtttttcctctttttgcagTCTGGGCGGTGCCTTCATGAGTTGCAGGAAGACTGATGGACCCAAGTGCC
This genomic stretch from Cuculus canorus isolate bCucCan1 chromosome 21, bCucCan1.pri, whole genome shotgun sequence harbors:
- the VAMP3 gene encoding vesicle-associated membrane protein 3 isoform X1 encodes the protein MLRLWSVSREEQRSWSASVPGTSNVAAGSNRRLQQTQHQVDEVVDIMRVNVDKVLERDQKLSELDDRADALQAGASQFETSAAKLKRKYWWKNCKMWAILIAVVVIIIIIIIVWAVPS
- the VAMP3 gene encoding vesicle-associated membrane protein 3 isoform X2 — encoded protein: MSASVPGTSNVAAGSNRRLQQTQHQVDEVVDIMRVNVDKVLERDQKLSELDDRADALQAGASQFETSAAKLKRKYWWKNCKMWAILIAVVVIIIIIIIVWAVPS